A stretch of Besnoitia besnoiti strain Bb-Ger1 chromosome V, whole genome shotgun sequence DNA encodes these proteins:
- a CDS encoding hypothetical protein (encoded by transcript BESB_058400): protein MASRKSLQGDDCDSSPAGGDQPDTKEDEPREGLSSTGDYEREKAEQNAASGDEDGARAREPDSEEEAHEAGDQPGGRSGGDAIHAPEEAPRDGEGGGEDQVSAEEAHACDAHTEQLEGSEDDGDEGKRELGASEKKKEPEGLCRDEDVADAEDDADRRGQGATAAEADSGLCGREKKGFEPGGDPVSAPFPSSPAAVADSSAVGSPAAADLSSSSSFGSSSSTARASPPSSAPPSPSYAGCASSADTPQFSAAEIYVVPSPALAAFLRRTLAKLEKTAGSSRRSRALKEACSAAFEALEVLIARRQRRKQREVELDVRLPESLAPVCQARERSAAAIQIAAGDTEARKEEASAGQATPGAEKERGGAEEDGEEGAAAADGNPDAAGRAAPGEAPPQTTDGEAAEDAERASKEKGEGDEERGERKSSPRSVSSFFAFSLGLGCTGSSLRGGGSGRKEREEKKKEASLEAEAPLDEKEEEARDIKRLFEPFRLACDSSNPKLQLPALDGVHRLLVSGLLTPFLSQSPSAPPSRQASLCLAAAADPAGDAAKAVAEERLLSSSSETLPSLAPPLRPEMPTSSSLFPFSASGGKPLPAAEACEGVTSPPPSSHGFFRRSSKKKAEPVLAAAPPSSVPEPGAALPLLTQVVAAVCGCSTSGDEAVVLQVMRCLLSTMTSPSLEIHGGVLLTCLRTLFEIFQSPSCSKENQRTAQAALLQTVQTVVQRYEFAACAGLAAPLGLADPQVGGDETSEETRQQPPEAPSGRARDRADGGEEGAAAPHREEAPHREEAPQQRGATGEADETNADSVSVASGDETGGAARGRVGVCVVCGRPARHYCQQSGAAVCRKACKVENLRRRQKGADAADAAQGSAGQFDCPGNNAPCSAAASISRDFAAASASSFSSSALRPRVAALSVEQRDVLLVLQALCRLASAEEFSTASFASFPPEGEGKRSSGLGAWTSFVAGGGLGLAAGDAERGSPEEKRKVATTKLALELTDSMLRASGECFRGSKLFLTYVQRQLFFALTKNVAIPAFTPVVLQIFLGLVQHHHAQLEHETAFFVSEVLLRLVASPCLPLEQREAVLSSLRLFLSAVPVSLLLSLFLNFDCSVNQKDVVLPLLQTLCELVKNDKLLDCSSSAPSSRHMRMRREALRSVETLLSRLYAWVSMLDRKQTSLARRQFLSRAKARRGREDAVLPSSPSGDAAWRAAAAERGEAREKSSSQPEEAPDGGADSEASRTCRREGGQVDMPEEAGAAGGGALETRGERWGEGRGLEGVESSSDGSSALSSQSESLSTSRPLSEREEAEEANSAGSFPSFSSSHLGLLHSAVGLPSRLDHVVRQRERKNQVRRGISLFNKDAERGLEFLIALRHVERQPHSIARFLLSQEGLSKTRIGDYLGLDRELNKKVLHALVDSLDFRGKEIDVALKTFLQLFRLPGEAQKIDRMMEKFAEKFYLDNAPAASSAPARTPSAASLQRLCGASAFSASLRRREAIAEKNARLYASADCCYVLAFSLIMLHTDAHSREIKEEQRMSKSDFVRNNRGINNGRDVDAAYLETLYDRIVQEEWRLEDDDVAHVLQESAARPPKPPRRKRARGGSKAGERKAAEKAREPARRRSADDAVEHPSEEENDDDEANALLAAACHHPRTAYGAHATHGLFCSAPADCEAEKEKPDGSDAAGAPLDSPWSAPGFEEGIGIAAAASGESSLLEGLDFGAFAAQARQENGGAPPTRKRVFASPSVQLPAPVTDAKAFAKKACQTLLSRVAATAGTRRAWRGSGPACNPFAPSARASHAGSAPSPSISPSPSPGWYEAAASASQASSGAASLPGGSGALAASRAASAPLTLSSALSSSFELLACAPYLLQLAAWPLLRCFVEVLSRERPAPAGECEEEVWVAAVAGLEAALWLFMRFRLAAQRNAFVAALSTLSGLHSAKTRAMAQKNVALVRLLLALGLESGETLEEAWLPLLHAVSRIEFLHVVAYEVLQKAREKLHGQLPPASAAALPAATPRGGKPQAPGGAAPRKATGAKALADGAPGAEPGFAPAPPSERRREVPDAAGDAEEDAPEGGGDAEGGAADARREEAVETPGRADADGQASNSPPSCPLEAPRGAPTSTPRSSRPRAGAAARASSAEAILASAVPAPADAPAEASAGEAPSLLSKEDRKRLSSSVSASTNAQASFAGFGLLGVGERGGALRAVWRAEECQEEKSCREEFPFSTSSAVRGKKFCPSAAVAVVGPLASSSAASTHNPYGAFSSFSPFGSSAPAALGVWLSPREGDGAVWVSFASLGAVPQASSEVCMENALLVWREIDASLLDLLFTQSRALSSAAVIFFVRALCLVSNHELHPPRPASAQTGQREKQSTFSPFPAALAAPFAFGAKPAAQSAAGGGAAEEKTAGGGGEKGARLEPAARLFSLQKLVEVAHFNMDRLRFVWNRIWMILRAHFAEACLHPSLSVRLFAIDSLRQLTMKFLEKDELAQFTFQSEFLKPFLTVMTHRESEEEVKDFLMHILFNLVRSQASNIRSGWKTVLQTVHASALETSSFLQSVSLQTPAAGASPVAPPEGEPKALAMRRRLRLSFQVLEHILAHSLCMLTGGSLDEAVRCLLLFAGNALDEAVALKAICYLELAALCLIEGTDGAEFPGAALLASLPSDDLSPSAVFTSLLELHRALRKGRKHREETRLSTKAVECEGEGGGGLDDGTSAGRTSEPSRGREAEGKDGAEREAATEESGGARKEGASEDSITPVARLPSNNATFFLCFPILTALAHLSCSPHPCSTSSSTSSSSFSSSSSSASAGQRMSSVRDGRSATPALDALFRLLLTYGAQFQPLFRFFVKAAEARRSGREQSAPVVACEGSGVLPGTGGAQERRKGEGRDPEEEGGGSDLRGEQMAAERRRGSRESQASEASEENPARTAACGFAGLLDDDLRRSVDHRRREQPSVEGEASAASERLETRPRGVQFVCEARRESQRCVSSEEVDSRWKMIFHGILFPLLDDLFLLLHLQHQAHKSGASVASSPLRLPFSSRLSCSLSTAFVTPSLVAPSPAHFSEAEDRERDGATFLAPGFALERHSRLSVIRDTLASPSRVASPAASVAPPPSPMPPSDDFDLAGGEKGSEKRRSSASGGDAAAAGAQAKTRGADGDQGLAAAGKKSPRGEERASSGRQSQGGQHARLLIWAETTCRAALRQLVMLVDAHLAELQAHLGKILSLIFATIEDGNALESLARLGVEAFGELLFALGKRTRSRAASPGACEAGGRAGQAMAGEASDEPAPARDGDQTREAEDRREDEGDGDLAKHEDLDLTACLRTVAELTLALLQRTTPTELLRESLRVSPSDFHVHYGTFFAPVCASAETPLEAGTDRFSPNRPDEAFPPAQRDAVVQVLRPHLAFDLSSLSSLSPSAPPLEGFSAAEEGGEEAETLARIADAEAGHASNGDAPAERESVSHCSQSTACPRATPGSQALPFDPNRVVTRCLVQLLLIDTLQDVLTPLAPFLPAPVLAIFLCGLESSFLFAAFFNRQVALRQSLQQRGFMSGMRQLPGLHKQCREGLSASLSVLSAVISVSPSLSPAASAASGRAQNRPMCVEEAADRLLRLARWMAFAFLSREKLVRDLLQEKQERDAQEGHSAGFPRAGEAPISAGWAQPSKQETLKSLQRTEAERELSGFTPLIAGKMMAALSCIPQETISRYSEPVFSLLVELVAAESTEVRKAVRGFFATRFASAIHLSFRPLMPPQPACVAASSRSSSVSSSSSAAGAARLAIGVPSAEKREKN, encoded by the exons ATGGCGAGCAGGAAGTCTCTTCAAGGCGACGACTGTGACAGCTctcccgcgggcggcgaccagCCAGACACAAAGGAGGACGAACCTCGCGAGGGACTCTCCTCGACAGGCGATtacgagagagaaaaagcggagCAAAatgcggcgagcggagacgaagacggggcaagagcgcgcgagccagactccgaagaggaggcacaCGAGGCGGGAGATCAGccgggcggccgcagcggcggcgacgccattcacgcgccggaggaagcgccgcgcgacggtGAAGGAGGCGGTGAAGACCAGGTTtccgcagaggaagcacatgcatgcgacgCCCACACAGAGCAGCTAGAGGGGtcagaagacgacggcgatgAGGGAAAACGCGAGTTGGGGgcaagcgagaagaagaaagagccGGAAGGGCTGTGTCGCGACGAGGAtgtcgcagacgccgaagatGACGCAGACCGAAGAGGACAgggcgcgacagcggcggaggcagactcTGGCCTGTGTGGtcgcgagaagaagggctTCGAGCCGGGTGGGGAtcctgtctccgctcccTTTCCTTCGTCCCCTGCGGCGGTTGCGGATTCGAGCGCGGTCggctcgccggctgcggccgatctctcttcttcctcgtctttcggttcgtcttcttcaaccgctcgcgcctcacccccttcgtctgcgcctccttcgccctcgtATGCTGgctgcgcttcttccgccgacACGCCGCAGTTCTCGGCTGCGGAGATCTACGTAgtgccgtcgccggcgctcgcggcctttCTGCGCCGCACCCTGGCGAAGCTGGAGAAGACCGCGGGGAGttcgcggcggtcgcgggcgctgaaggaggcctgcagcgcagccttcgaggccctcgaggTGCTcatcgcgcgccgccagcgccgcaagCAGCGCGAAGTCGAGCTCGACGTACGGCTCCCCGAGAGCTTGGCGCCCGTCTGccaggcgcgggagagatCCGCGGCCGCGATCCAAATCGCCGCCGGGGATACAGAAGCGAGAAAGGAGGAAGCGTCAGCGGGGCAGGCAACTCCGGGCGCCGAGAAggaacgaggaggcgctgaagaagacggtgaggagggcgcggccgccgcagacggcaaTCCCGATGCGGctgggcgagctgcgccgggtgaggcgccgccgcagacgacagacggcgaggccgcagaggacgcggagagggcgtcgaaggagaagggcgagggcgatgaagagcgcggagagcggaagaGCTCGCCGCGGTCGGTGTCTtcgttcttcgccttctcacTTGGCTTGGGGTGCACGGGCTCCAGCCTCcggggaggcggcagcggcaggaaggagagggaggagaagaagaaagaggcgtCTCTTGAGGCCGAGGCTCCTCTtgacgagaaggaggaggaagcgcgcgacaTCAAGCGGCTCTTCGAGCCGTTTCGTCTCGCATGTGACTCCTCAAACCCGAAGCTGCAGCTTCCCGCGCTGGACGGAGTGCATCGCCTGCTTGTCTCCGGGCTGCTGACGCCGTTTCTGTCCcagtcgccttcggcgccgccgtcgcggcaggcctctctctgtctcgcggcggctgcggacccagcgggcgacgccgcgaaggccgtgGCGGAGGAGCGTCTCCTGAGCTCCTCCTCGGAgacgctgccgtcgctggcgcctccgctgcgccccGAGATGCCgacctcgtcttcgctgtttcccttctccgcgagcggcggcaagCCCCTGCCCGCGGCTGAGGCCTGTGAAGGTGTgacctccccccccccctcctcgcaCGGCTTCTTCCGCAGAAGCTCCAAGAAGAAGGCCGAGCCagtcctcgcggcggcgcccccctCGTCGGTGCCCGAGCCCGGAGCCGCACTGCCGCTCCTTACGCAGGTCGTGGCTGCcgtgtgcggctgcagcacaagcggcgacgaggccgtgGTGCTGCAGGTCATGCGCTGCCTGCTCTCCACGATgacctcgccctcgctggaGATCCACGGCGGCGTCCTGCTGACCTGCCTGCGCACGCTCTTCGAGATCTTTCAGAGCCCGTCCTGCAGCAAAGAGAACCAGCGAaccgcgcaggctgcgctgctgcagactgTGCAGACTGTGGTGCAGCGCTACGAGttcgccgcatgcgcagggctcgccgcgcccctcggGCTCGCGGACCCGCAGGTGGGCGGGGACGAGACCTCGGAGGAGACTCGCCAGCAACCGCCTGAGGCTCCAAGCGGACGCGCCCGAGACCGCGCGgacgggggggaggagggcgccgccgcgccgcaccgagaagaggcgccgcaccGAGAAGAGGCGCCACAGCAACGAGGTGCCACGGGAGAAGCGGATGAGACGAACGCAGACTCCGTCTCAGTGGCGAGCGGTGacgagacaggaggcgcagctcggGGAAGAGTCGGCGTGTGTGTGGTTTGCggcaggcccgcgaggcACTACTGCcagcagagcggcgccgccgtctgcaggAAGGCCTGCAAGGTGGAAaacctgcggcgccgccaaaaaggcgcagacgcagccgacgctGCCCAGGGCAGCGCAGGTCAATTCGACTGCCCCGGCAACAACGCACCctgctctgctgcggcaTCTATCTCGCGCGActtcgcagcggcctctgcttcctccttttcttcgtctgctttgAGGccccgcgtggcggcgctctccgTGGAGCAGCGGGACGTGCTGCTggtgctgcaggcgctctgCCGCCTTGCCAGCGCCGAGGAGTTCTCCACGGCGTCGTTTGCCTCGTTTCCtcccgagggcgaggggaagcgcagcagcggcctcggcgcgtgGACAAGCTTCGTCGCtggaggcggcctcggcttggcggcaggcgacgccgaacgCGGCAGCCCCGAGGAGAAACGCAAGGTGGCGACGACCAAACTCGCTCTCGAGCTGACCGACAGCATGCTTCGC gcgagcggcgagtgCTTCCGCGGGAGCAAGCTCTTCTTGACCTACGTCCAGCGCCAGCTGTTTTTCGCGCTAACGAAGAACGTGGCGATTCCAGCGTTCACTCCCGTCGTGTTGCAGATCTTTCTGGGCCTCGTCCAACATCATCAT GCGCAGTTGGAGCACGAGACAgcgttcttcgtctccgaggtgctgctgcggctcgtcgcttcgccctgcctgccgctggagcagcgcgaggcagttctctcctcgctgcgacTCTTCCTCTCAGCAGTCCCTGtttcgctgcttctctccctttttcTCAATTTCGACTGCTCCGTCAACCAGAAAGACGTCgtgctgcctctgctgcagacTCTCTGCGAGCTGGTCAAAAACGACAAGCTCCTCG ACTGTTCAAGCAGCGCGCCGAGTTCGCGGCACATGCGGATGCGGCGAGAGGCTCTGCGCAGCGTGGAGACGCTGCTGTCTCGGCTGTATGCGTGGGTAAGCATGCTCGACAGGAAGCAGACTTCGCTTGCGCGCCGGCAGTTCCTCTCGCGGGCGAAGgcacgacgcggacgcgaggaCGCTGTcctgccctcgtcgccctccggtgacgccgcgtggcgcgccgctgcggccgagaggggagaggcgcgcgaaaagAGTTCGTCGCAgcctgaggaggcgcccgacggcggcgccgactctGAGGCCTCTCGGACATgtcgcagagagggagggcaGGTCGATATGCCAGAGGaagcgggggcggcgggcggcggcgcgctggagacgAGGGGCGAAAGGTGGGGGGAAGGGAGGGGTTTGGAAGGCGTCGAGTCTTCCTCAGATGGCAGCAGCGCTTTGTCGTCTCAGTCAGAGTCGCTCTCGACGTCGCGACCTCTCAGCGAgcgtgaggaggcggaggaggcgaacagCGCAGGATCTTTCCcctccttctcgtcgtcgcatCTGGGCCTTTTGCACTCGGCAGTGGGACTTCCCTCGCGGCTGGATCACGTcgtgcggcagcgagagcggaagaATCAGGTGCGTCGCGGGATTTCGCTTTTCAAcaaggacgcggagagggggCTGGAGTTCCTGATTGCGCTGCGGCACGtggagcggcagccgcacagcatcgcgcgcttcctcctctcgcaggAGGGTCTCAGCAAGACGCGGATCGGCGACTACTTGGGCCTCGACCGCGAGCTGAACAAGAaggtgctgcatgcgctggtgGACTCGCTGGACTTTCGCGGGAAGGAGATCGACGTGGCGCTCAAGACGTTTCTGCAGCTCTTTCGACTtccaggcgaggcgcagaaaatCGACCGCATGATGGAGAAGTTTGCAGAGAAGTTCTACCTCGACAACGCGCCCGCTgcttcgtcggcgcccgcgcggacaccctccgcggcgtcgctccagcgactctgcggcgcgagcgccttctcggcttcgctgcggaggcgcgaggccatCGCGGAGAAGAATGCGCGGCTCTACGCGTCCGCGGACTGCTGCTACGTGCTTGCCTTCTCACTCATCATGCTGCACACGGACGCGCACAGCCGCGAGATCAAGGAGGAGCAGCGCATGTCGAAGAGCGACTTTGTGAGGAACAACCGCGGAATCAACAACGGCCGAGACGTCGACGCAGCCTACCTCGAGACGCTCTACGACCGCATCGTTCAGGAGGAGTGGCGtctcgaggacgacgacgtggCACACGTCCTccaggagagcgccgcgcgccccccgaagccgccgcgccgaaaacgcgcgcgcggcggctccaaagcgggcgagcggaaggcggcggagaaggcgagagagcccgcccggcgccgcagcgcagacgacgcggtcGAGCATCCCTCGGAGGAAGagaacgacgacgacgaagccaacgccctcctcgcggcggcctgccaTCATCCGCGCACGGCCTACGGCGCGCATGCGACCCACGGCCTTTTTtgctcggcgcccgcggactgcgaggccgagaaggagaaacCCGACGGCTCCGAtgcggctggcgcgcctctcgactCCCCGTGGAGCGCGCCGGGCTTCGAGGAGGGCATCGGaatcgcggccgccgcctccggcgagTCTTCGCTGCTCGAGGGTCTCGACTTTGGCGctttcgccgcgcaggcgaggcaagAAAACGGAGGCGCACCcccgacgaggaagcgcgtgTTCGCCTCGCCCAGCGTGCAGCTCCCCGCGCCCGTgacagacgcgaaggcgttCGCGAAGAAAGCCTGTCAAacgctgctgtcgcgcgtcgccgcgactgcagggactcgccgcgcctggcgcggcagcgggccAGCCTGCAACCCcttcgcgccgagcgccagAGCCTCGCACGCcggctctgcgccctcgccctcgatTTCTCCGTCCCCTTCGCCGGGCTGGTatgaggccgcggcctccgcctcgcaggcgtcctcgggcgcggcctcgctgccagGGGGCTctggcgcgctggcggcgtcgcgcgccgcatcgGCGCCGTTGacgctctcttctgcgctgtcctcttcgttcgagctgctggcgtgtgcgccgtacctgctgcagctcgcggctTGGCCGCTTCTGCGGTGCTTCGTAGAGGTGCTcagccgcgagaggcccgcgccagcgggcgagtgcgaggaggaagtctgggtcgccgcggtcgcggggctggaggcggcgTTGTGGCTGTTTAtgcgcttccgcctcgctgctcagCGCAACGCGTTTGTCGCGGCGCTGAGCACCCTCTCGGGTCTCCACAGCGCCAAGACGCGGGCGATGGCGCAGAAGAACGTCGCGCTCGTTCGCTtgctcctcgcgctcggcctcgagagcggcgaaaCTCTCGAGGAGGcctggctgccgctgctccaCGCGGTGAGCCGCATCGAGTTCCTCCACGTCGTCGCCTACGAAGTTCTTCAAAAGGCGCGAGAAAAACTGCATGGGCAACTGCCTCcagcgtccgccgcagcactccccgccgcgacgcctcgcggTGGCAAACCCCAAGCGCCTGggggagccgcgccgcgcaaggCGACCGGCGCGAAGGCTCTAGCGGATGGAGCCCCGGGGGCGGAGCCAGGCTTTGCGCCCGCACCCCCTtcggagcgacgccgcgaagtcccagacgccgcgggagaTGCGGAGGAGGATGCGccggaaggaggcggcgacgcggagggcggcgctgcagacgcgcggcgagaggaggcggttGAGACGCCGggacgcgcggacgcggacggACAGGCCTCGaactcgccgccgtcctgcCCCCTCGAGGCGCCCAGGGGAGCTCCCACATCGACTCCGCGTTcgtctcgccctcgagccggagccgcggcgcgcgcgtcctcggcggaggcgatcCTCGCATCGGCTgtgcccgcgcctgcggatgcgccggcggaggcctctgcggggGAGGCTCCGAGTTTGCTGTCGAAGGAAGATCGCAAGAGGCTGTCTTCGTCGGTGTCGGCCTCTACgaacgcgcaggcgtcgtTTGCAGGGTTTGGCCTCctgggcgtcggcgagcgcggcggcgcgttgcGTGCGGTgtggcgcgcggaggagtgcCAGGAGGAAAAGAGCTGCCGCGAGGAGTTTCCGTTTTCCACCTCTTCCGCAGTGCGCGGCAAAAAGTTCTGTCCGAgtgccgcggtcgcggtcgTGGGGCCTCtggcctcgtcttccgccgcgtccaCGCACAACCCCTACGGGGCCttttcgtctttctcgcCCTTTggctcctcggcgccggctgcgctcggcgtctggctgtctccgcgggagggcgacggcgccgtgTGGGTGTCTTTCGCGTCGCTGGGGGCGGTGCCGCAGGCCTCGTCGGAGGTGTGCATGGAGAACGCGCTCCTGGTGTGGCGGGAGATCGACGCGAGTCTGCTGGACCTGCTTTTCACGCAGAGTCGCGCGCTGTCTAGCGCCGCCgtcatcttcttcgtccgcgccctctgcctcgtctctaACCACGAGCTgcatccgccgcgcccggccTCAGCACAGACAGGCCAGCGCGAAAAACAATCGACTTTCAGCCCCttccccgccgcgctcgccgcgccgtttGCCTTCGGCGCCAAGCCCGCAGCGCAGAGCGCTGCGggcgggggcgccgcggaggagaagaccgccggggggggaggggagaaaGGCGCGAGACTCGAGCCCGCTGCGCGGCTATTCAGCCTGCAGAAGCTCGTGGAAGTCGCGCACTTCAACATGGACAGGCTGCGCTTCGTCTGGAACCGCATCTGGATGATTCTCCGCGCCCACTTTGCCGAGGCATGCCTGCATCCCTCGCTCTCCGTGCGCCTCTTCGCGATCGACTCGCTGCGTCAACTCACGATGAAGTTCTTAGAAAAAGACGAACTCGCGCAGTTCACGTTCCAGTCCGAGTTCCTTAAACCCTTCCTG ACTGTGATGACGCATCGAGAGTCGGAGGAGGAAGTGAAGGACTTCCTGATGCACATTCTCTTCAACTTGGTGCGG TCGCAAGCCTCGAACATTCGCTCCGGTTGGAAGACCGTGCTGCAGACTGTGCATGCCTCGGCGCTGGAGACTTCCTCTTTCCTTCAAagcgtctcgctgcagacgccggcggccggcgcgtcgcccgtgGCCCCGCCCGAAGGCGAGCCCAAGGCGCTGGcgatgcggcgccgcctgcgactcTCCTTCCAG GTCTTGGAGCACATTCTCGCGCATAGCCTCTGCATGCTTACCGGCGGGAGCCTCGACGAGGCCGTCCGCTGCCTGCTTCTTTTCGCGGGAAATGCGCTTGACGAAGCGGTTGCCTTGAAG GCGATCTGCTACctggagctcgcggcgctttGTCTGATTGAGGGCACTGACGGCGCGGAGttccccggcgccgcgctgctggcctCCCTGCCGAGCGACGACTTGTCTCCAAGCGCCGTCTTCACCTCGCTGCTGGAGCTTCACCGCGCGTTGCGGAAAGGTAGAAAGCAtcgcgaagagacgcgacTCTCAACGAAAGCGGTCGAAtgcgagggggagggcggcggcggactcgACGACGGCACAAGCGCGGGACGCACGTCCGAACCGAGCCGCGGccgagaggcggaaggaaaagacggcgccgagagggAAGCGGCAACtgaggagagcggaggcgcccgcaaAGAAGGAGCGAGTGAAGATTCGATAACACCTGTGGCGAGACTGCCTAGCAACAACGCCAcgttcttcctctgcttccccATTCTCACGGCGCTTGCGCATCTCTCCTGCTCGCCTCACCCGTGTTCCACCTCTTCTTccacttcttcctcctccttttcctcttcctcctcttctgcgtctgcaggtcAGCGGATGAGTTCGGTGCGCGAcgggcgcagcgccacgccggcgctcgacgcgctgTTTCGCCTGCTGCTCACCTACGGCGCGCAGTTTCAGCCtcttttccgcttcttcgtgaAAGCTGCGGAAGCAAGGCGCTCAGGGCGTGAGCAGTCGGCGCCCGTTGTCGCatgcgaaggcagcggagtaCTGCCAGGAACAGGCGGTGCGCAAGAGCGCAGAaagggcgaaggccgcgacccagaagaggagggaggaggctCGGATCTCAGGGGAGAGCAAATGGCggccgagaggcgcagaggaagtcgagagtctcaggcgagcgaggcctcgGAAGAGAACCCTGCGCGGACTGCAGCTTGCGGTTTCGCGGGGCTCCTAGACGACGACCTTCGCAGAAGCGTGGATcaccgcaggcgagagcAGCCCTCAGTcgaaggagaggcgagcgcggccagcgagcgcctcgagacGCGTCCGCGTGGTGTTCAGTTTGTTTGtgaggcgcgccgagagTCGCAGAGATGCGTCTCGTCGGAGGAAGTCGATTCTCGGTGGAAGATGATTTTCCACGGGATTCTGTTTCCGCTGCTAGACGACCTTTTCTTGCTCCTTCATCTGCAGCACCAAGCACACAAGTCTGGCGCGTCggtcgcgtcgtcgcccttgcgactgcccttctcctcgcggctctcgtgTTCGCTCTCCACGGCATTCGTCACTCCCTCCCtggtcgcgccttcgccggcgcatTTTTCAGAAGCCGAAGACAGAGAACGAGACGGCGCGACCTTTCTCGCGCCGGGGTTCGCTCTAGAGCGGcactcgcggctctccgtcATCCGCGACacgctcgcctctccctcgcgcgtagcctcgcccgccgcctcggtgGCCCCGCCACCCTCCCCGATGCCGCCGAGCGACGACTTCGACCTCGCGGGTGGAGAGAAAGGCtcggagaagcgccgcagcagcgccagcgggggagacgccgcggccgctggcgcgcaggcgaagacgcggggaGCCGACGGCGATCAGggactcgcggcggcgggaaaGAAGTCTccccgcggcgaggagcgtGCCTCGTCGGGGAGGCAGAGCCAAGGGGGGCAgcacgcgcgtctgctgaTTTGGGCGGAGACGACCTgtcgcgcagcgctgcggcAACTGGTGATGCTAGTCGACGCGCACCTCGCGGAGTTGCAGGCGCATCTGGGGAAGATCCTCTCGCTCATTTTTGCGACGATTGAGGACGGGAACGCActcgagagcctcgcgcggcttgGCGTCGAGGCCTTCGGcgagctcctcttcgcgctcggaAAGCGAACGCGGAGTCGAGCGGCGAGTccgggcgcctgcgaggcaggAGGACGCGCTGGACAAGCAAtggcgggggaggcgagtGACGAACCTGCACCagcgcgcgacggagaccagacacgcgaagcagaagacagaagagaagacgaaggagatGGCGACCTCGCGAAACACGAAGACCTGGATCTCACTGCCTGCTTGCGCACCGTGGCTGAGTTGACCTTG GCGCTCCTTCAGCGGACGACGCCAACCGAGCTGCTCAGGGagagtctccgcgtctcgcccaGCGACTTCCACGTCCACTACGGCACGTTCTTCGCGCCAgtctgcgcgtcggcggagacgcctctAGAAGCCGGAACTGATCGTTTTTCGCCCAACAGACCCGACGAGGCGtttccgcctgcgcagcgggaCGCGGTCGTGCAGGTCCTCAGGCCGCATCTCGCCTTCGACCTCTCTTCGCtcagctctctctctccctccgcgccgccgctggaagGGTTtagcgcggcggaggagggaggcgaggaggcggagacactcgcgcggatcgccgacgcagaggctgGGCACGCGAGCAACGGCGACGCAcccgccgagagagagagcgttAGCCACTGCTCGCAGTCGACCGCCTGCCCCCGCGCAACACCaggctcgcaggcgctgccgtTCGACCCGAATCGCGTCGTCACACGCTGCCTTGTTCAGCTTCTCCTTATCGACACGCTTCAG GATGTGCTCAcgcccctcgcgccgttCCTGCCTGCGCCGGTCCTTGCGATCTTCCTCTGCGGGCTCGAATCTTCCTTCTTGTTTGCTGCATTCTTCAACCGACAG GTCGCCCTGCGCCAGAGtctccagcagcgcggctTCATGAGTGGGATGCGCCAGCTGCCTGGCCTACACAAGCAATGTCGCGAgggcctctccgcctcgctttcAGTCCTCTCTGCGGTCATCTCCGTctccccttctctctctcccgccgcctccgcggcgagcgggagGGCGCAGAATCGCCCGATGtgcgtggaggaggcggcagaccgACTCCTGCGCCTGGCTCGCTGGATGGCGTTTGCGTTTCTGTCGAGAGAAAAGCTTGTCAGGGATCTTCTGCAAGAAAAGCaagagcgcgacgcgcaggaggggcATTCCGCGGGCttcccgcgcgccggcgaagcgccgaTATCAGCAGGCTGGGCTCAACCCTCGAAGCAAGAGACGCTGAAATCCCTGCAGCGG acggaagcagagagagagttGAGTGGCTTCACGCCGCTTATTGCTGGCAAGATGATGGCGGCGCTGTCGTGCATTCCACAGGAAAC